In the Mycolicibacter sp. MU0102 genome, one interval contains:
- a CDS encoding amidase family protein: MSAAHDDELAFAGVARLAQLVRAREVSPRELVTLYLDRIARLDPVLNVFRTVMGDQAMAEAAHVEQRLAAGEALPLAGVPIAVKDDTDVAGVSSMCGTGIDVGPASADSAAVRRLRAAGAVIIGKTHLSEFGAYPVSESATWGVTRNPWDLYRTPGGSSGGSAAAVASGMVPGATGSDSGGSVRIPAACCGLVGLKGQRGRVSTKESPERAYRFHGLNHIGPLARSVMDAALLHDAMTGPEPDDEIPSPPPAPPLMEALLAHPRRLRIAMSFKPVVPVPVSDEVRRPVLETAELLRSVGHEVIERDPVYPVMGIAAVLALFMNGFAHEIERLPKTELLERRMQAEARTSRLVPDWLARRAVAAEPRITARSQRRIADFDILMTPVLAIPPVRVGYFEGLGPTRAMLKMLKFIPFTFPQCYSGQPAISVPTGIAADGVPEAVHLVARANDEATLVSLACQIESVQPWTHRRPPTESLLSQVG; this comes from the coding sequence ATGTCTGCCGCGCACGATGATGAGTTGGCCTTCGCCGGCGTCGCGCGCTTGGCGCAGTTGGTGCGCGCGCGGGAGGTGTCGCCGCGCGAGCTGGTGACCCTGTATCTGGATCGGATCGCCCGCCTTGACCCGGTTTTGAACGTCTTCCGCACCGTGATGGGTGATCAGGCGATGGCCGAGGCGGCGCACGTCGAGCAGCGACTGGCTGCCGGAGAAGCACTGCCGTTGGCCGGTGTGCCGATCGCGGTCAAGGACGACACCGACGTCGCGGGTGTTTCCTCGATGTGCGGCACCGGAATTGACGTCGGCCCGGCGAGTGCAGACAGCGCCGCGGTGCGACGGCTGCGGGCTGCCGGCGCGGTGATCATCGGCAAGACCCATCTCTCGGAGTTCGGCGCCTACCCGGTGAGCGAATCGGCGACTTGGGGAGTGACCCGCAACCCGTGGGATCTCTACCGGACCCCGGGCGGCTCCAGCGGCGGCTCCGCCGCGGCAGTCGCCTCCGGCATGGTGCCCGGTGCTACCGGCAGCGACAGTGGCGGCTCGGTCCGCATTCCGGCCGCCTGCTGCGGGCTGGTCGGGCTGAAGGGCCAACGCGGCCGGGTGAGCACCAAGGAGTCACCGGAGCGGGCATATCGGTTCCACGGGCTCAACCACATTGGGCCGTTGGCCCGCAGCGTCATGGACGCGGCCCTGCTGCACGACGCGATGACCGGACCCGAACCCGACGACGAGATTCCCTCGCCGCCGCCGGCGCCACCGCTGATGGAGGCACTGCTGGCGCATCCGCGACGGCTACGGATCGCGATGTCCTTCAAGCCTGTTGTTCCGGTGCCCGTCAGCGACGAGGTGCGCCGCCCGGTGCTGGAGACCGCAGAGTTGTTGCGCTCGGTGGGCCACGAGGTGATCGAGCGCGACCCGGTCTATCCGGTGATGGGGATCGCCGCAGTGCTCGCACTGTTCATGAACGGGTTCGCCCACGAGATCGAGCGGCTCCCGAAAACCGAACTGCTGGAACGGCGTATGCAGGCAGAGGCCCGAACCAGTCGGCTGGTGCCGGATTGGCTGGCTCGCCGGGCTGTCGCCGCGGAACCGCGGATCACCGCCCGCTCGCAGCGCAGGATCGCCGATTTCGACATCCTGATGACCCCGGTGCTGGCGATCCCGCCGGTGCGGGTGGGTTACTTCGAGGGACTCGGGCCGACCAGGGCGATGCTGAAGATGCTCAAGTTCATCCCGTTCACCTTCCCGCAGTGCTACAGCGGTCAGCCGGCCATTTCAGTCCCGACCGGGATCGCCGCCGACGGTGTGCCCGAGGCGGTGCACCTGGTGGCGCGGGCCAACGACGAGGCAACCCTGGTGTCGCTGGCCTGCCAGATCGAGTCGGTGCAGCCGTGGACTCATCGCCGGCCGCCGACCGAGTCGCTGCTGTCGCAGGTGGGTTGA
- a CDS encoding FAD-binding oxidoreductase, translated as MTATTPTVPGFTGDAVYPGDARYDEVRQVFNGLIDKRPRVLLQCRSQDDIVAAVRYAVDSGAQIAVRSGGHSVAGHSATDGGIVIDLTQMRGVRVDAQARIAYVDAGATWGDVDPVTSRHGLACPGGVVSTTGVGGFSLGGGIGWLSRAHGMTCDNLIGATLVTASGEVLTVSETENADVLWGLRGGGGNFGVVAQFVLRLHPIDGVVAGVQSYPDADAEAALRHFRAQMDNAPDHLASILDFSTDLTTGQSLVNVLACSTRTDQIGSDDVSALLNVRGVAAKPVVALQHKLDYSTWQQALDYTAPYGWLNYWKSLFVTELTDEAIRRIALLGRSRPSAQTRLHLIRLGGYASRVPEESTAIVARQHPYIIHLMATWTDPAESARCTAWARQAFEILRPLGPDSAYLNFVGDEGQDRIRATFGDAGYQRLAELKARLDPANRFTLNHNIEPAAGN; from the coding sequence ATGACAGCCACCACTCCCACCGTGCCGGGTTTCACCGGGGACGCCGTCTACCCGGGCGATGCCCGCTACGACGAGGTGCGCCAGGTCTTCAACGGCCTGATCGACAAGCGGCCGCGGGTGTTGCTGCAGTGCCGCTCGCAGGACGACATCGTCGCCGCTGTGCGCTACGCCGTGGACTCCGGTGCCCAGATCGCGGTGCGCAGCGGCGGTCACAGCGTCGCCGGCCACTCGGCCACCGATGGCGGCATCGTCATCGACCTGACGCAGATGCGCGGGGTGCGGGTGGATGCGCAGGCCCGGATCGCCTACGTCGACGCCGGTGCCACCTGGGGCGACGTGGACCCGGTCACCAGCAGGCACGGCCTGGCCTGCCCCGGAGGGGTGGTCTCGACGACGGGCGTCGGGGGATTTTCGCTCGGCGGCGGCATCGGGTGGCTCTCCCGTGCCCACGGCATGACCTGCGACAACCTGATCGGCGCAACCCTGGTGACCGCATCCGGCGAGGTACTGACGGTCAGCGAGACCGAGAACGCCGACGTGCTGTGGGGCCTGCGCGGCGGGGGTGGCAACTTCGGCGTGGTGGCGCAGTTCGTGTTGCGCCTGCACCCGATCGACGGTGTGGTGGCCGGCGTGCAGTCCTACCCCGACGCCGACGCCGAGGCGGCGCTGCGGCACTTCCGCGCCCAGATGGACAACGCACCCGACCACCTGGCGTCCATCCTCGACTTCTCCACCGACCTCACGACGGGCCAGTCGCTGGTCAATGTGCTGGCCTGCTCGACGCGGACCGACCAGATCGGCAGCGACGACGTCAGCGCCCTGCTCAACGTTCGCGGCGTGGCGGCCAAGCCGGTGGTGGCCCTGCAGCACAAGCTGGACTACTCGACCTGGCAGCAGGCCCTGGACTACACGGCCCCCTACGGCTGGCTGAACTACTGGAAGTCGCTGTTTGTCACCGAGCTCACCGACGAGGCGATCCGGCGCATCGCCCTGCTGGGGCGGTCGCGGCCCTCGGCGCAGACCCGGCTGCACCTGATCCGGCTCGGCGGGTACGCCAGCCGGGTTCCGGAGGAGTCGACGGCCATCGTCGCCCGCCAGCACCCTTACATCATTCATTTGATGGCGACGTGGACCGACCCCGCCGAGAGCGCACGCTGCACGGCGTGGGCCCGGCAGGCCTTCGAGATCCTGCGGCCGCTGGGCCCGGACAGCGCCTACCTGAACTTCGTCGGCGACGAAGGACAGGACCGCATCCGCGCCACCTTCGGTGACGCCGGATACCAACGTCTCGCCGAACTCAAGGCACGCCTGGACCCGGCCAACCGGTTCACCTTGAATCACAACATCGAACCCGCGGCGGGGAACTGA